One genomic region from Natrinema caseinilyticum encodes:
- a CDS encoding universal stress protein produces MYQDLLLATDGSDPARRATEHAVELATQLDATLHVLSVSEEGPQAESKQDRLRNDPDTEAETAAEAAEEEARSADVETTTAIRHGVPQEQVVEFAETNPVDMIVVGTAGRSGLDHLISGSVAEEIVRNAPVPVVTVREQS; encoded by the coding sequence ATGTACCAGGATTTACTGCTCGCAACGGACGGCAGCGACCCCGCTCGTCGAGCGACCGAACACGCGGTGGAACTCGCCACCCAGCTCGACGCGACCCTGCACGTACTGTCGGTTTCGGAGGAGGGTCCGCAAGCTGAATCGAAACAGGACAGGCTTCGGAACGACCCGGACACCGAGGCCGAGACGGCTGCCGAAGCGGCCGAAGAGGAGGCGCGGAGCGCGGACGTCGAGACGACGACGGCGATTCGCCACGGCGTCCCCCAGGAACAGGTCGTCGAGTTCGCCGAGACGAATCCGGTCGATATGATCGTCGTCGGGACGGCCGGCAGATCCGGTCTCGATCACCTGATCTCGGGCAGCGTCGCCGAGGAGATCGTCCGGAACGCGCCGGTTCCGGTAGTCACGGTTCGCGAACAGTCGTAG
- a CDS encoding cytochrome c biogenesis protein CcdA translates to MVDAAVTTSLIFGLTSGIATFFSPCAYPLLPGYVGFYVSQTDGERASLGGALSRGLVAGVGVLATFTALLGATVAVGYSTLSSVTLFEVIAGVVLIAFGLLVVTDRAPSLSVPLPKRRSSVAGFAIFGAGYALAAAGCVAPLFFGIVGRALSVSTTSAGVLLGTYVGSLVALMVSLTVATGMGLVASAGRFSAYASPLKRLAGVVMIVAGVGQLYLAIFVLDAL, encoded by the coding sequence ATGGTCGATGCAGCGGTCACCACCTCGCTCATCTTCGGGTTGACGTCTGGGATCGCGACGTTCTTTTCCCCGTGTGCGTACCCGCTGCTGCCGGGGTACGTTGGGTTTTACGTGAGCCAGACCGACGGTGAGCGCGCATCGCTCGGGGGGGCACTGAGTCGGGGACTAGTCGCCGGTGTCGGCGTCCTGGCCACGTTCACTGCGCTTCTGGGAGCAACGGTCGCGGTCGGGTATTCGACGCTCTCGTCGGTTACCTTATTCGAGGTGATCGCTGGCGTCGTCCTGATCGCTTTCGGCCTGCTGGTCGTCACCGATCGTGCCCCGTCGCTTTCCGTCCCGCTCCCGAAACGGCGCTCGAGCGTGGCCGGCTTCGCCATCTTCGGTGCTGGCTACGCATTGGCCGCCGCGGGGTGCGTGGCGCCGTTGTTCTTCGGCATCGTCGGCCGTGCGCTCTCGGTGTCGACCACCTCGGCGGGAGTCCTCCTCGGGACGTACGTCGGGAGCCTCGTGGCCCTCATGGTTTCGCTGACCGTCGCGACCGGAATGGGCCTCGTCGCGAGCGCGGGACGGTTTTCGGCCTACGCGTCTCCGCTCAAGCGTCTCGCGGGCGTCGTCATGATCGTGGCTGGCGTCGGCCAACTGTATCTCGCCATCTTCGTCCTCGACGCGCTCTGA
- a CDS encoding TlpA family protein disulfide reductase — protein sequence MRRRDVLAGVGSLGVIGSAGVVAIRGLPSVGNGSGESQNGDSNESESTNSVPMTIETVAAPGSEAGEVRVPAPDQPTFIDFFGTWCPPCIEQMPALREANERIGDKVLFISITNEAVGRSVTKEELVDWWTKHDGNWLLGLDPTTELAARYLAGGYPSAVAIDTSGRVQWDDTGIKTADELVTGIEEAIEASGGE from the coding sequence ATGCGACGGCGTGACGTCCTCGCTGGAGTCGGCAGTCTGGGCGTCATCGGGAGTGCAGGAGTAGTGGCGATACGGGGGCTGCCGTCGGTCGGAAACGGATCCGGCGAGAGCCAGAACGGGGACTCAAACGAATCGGAATCGACGAACAGTGTCCCAATGACGATCGAGACGGTTGCAGCGCCTGGAAGCGAGGCTGGCGAGGTCCGTGTTCCAGCGCCCGACCAACCGACGTTCATCGACTTTTTCGGGACGTGGTGTCCCCCCTGCATCGAACAGATGCCGGCGCTCAGGGAAGCGAACGAACGAATCGGTGACAAGGTACTGTTCATTTCGATCACGAACGAAGCAGTCGGGAGATCGGTGACGAAAGAGGAACTGGTCGACTGGTGGACGAAACACGATGGGAACTGGTTGCTCGGCCTTGATCCGACGACAGAACTGGCCGCGAGATATCTCGCGGGTGGCTATCCTTCTGCCGTCGCGATCGATACTTCGGGACGTGTTCAGTGGGACGATACCGGTATCAAGACCGCGGACGAACTGGTAACTGGGATCGAAGAGGCGATCGAGGCCAGCGGAGGCGAGTAG
- a CDS encoding SCO family protein, with translation MDRRTYLGTVGMAGLTSVAGCLGGVLGSNGGNTETVLEPPETDLSEASHPSYGQDLPSLNLPDPLSGETISTDQYEDERVVLMTFIYTNCPNGMCPALTLRLRRVQEVAATEGYSDSVALLAMTFDPERDTAEALQSFANQRGVDTDAENWHFLRPESYDEAKQIMTEQIGLPLEKRDAEQYDDLEYAFPHYNLILLANERGIIERAYPKGATNDIQMVVDDVETVVKA, from the coding sequence ATGGACCGTCGGACGTACCTCGGTACAGTCGGGATGGCGGGACTCACCAGCGTTGCCGGTTGCCTCGGCGGGGTTCTCGGCAGCAATGGTGGGAACACCGAGACCGTACTCGAGCCGCCGGAAACTGACCTGAGCGAGGCGTCACATCCGAGCTATGGCCAGGACCTGCCTTCTCTCAACCTTCCTGATCCCCTGTCAGGTGAGACGATTTCGACCGATCAGTACGAGGATGAACGGGTCGTTTTGATGACGTTCATTTACACGAACTGCCCCAATGGAATGTGTCCTGCGTTGACGCTGCGATTGCGTCGCGTTCAGGAAGTCGCCGCGACCGAAGGGTACAGCGACAGCGTCGCCCTGCTCGCGATGACGTTCGACCCGGAACGAGACACCGCAGAGGCCCTCCAGTCGTTCGCCAATCAGCGGGGAGTCGACACTGACGCCGAGAACTGGCACTTCCTCAGGCCGGAGAGCTACGACGAAGCGAAGCAGATAATGACCGAACAGATTGGGTTGCCACTCGAGAAACGGGATGCTGAACAGTACGACGACCTCGAGTATGCGTTCCCGCACTACAACCTTATTCTGCTCGCTAACGAGCGTGGAATCATCGAACGAGCGTATCCGAAGGGAGCAACGAACGATATTCAAATGGTCGTTGATGACGTCGAAACAGTGGTGAAGGCATAA
- a CDS encoding iron transporter, with amino-acid sequence MNRRGYLRGTTAAAVGITGFAGCLDRLGFEEESAWANPPLVENRPDAVYLPASREEMGMYGMGADGDYAVSLSYTFPHRFWIVEATEEGKELVEVDADDTHHLMVTVWDRETHTPLPVDMRVEVLQDGAPVDIGVSSLWPMLSQRMGFHYGDNVRLPGEGEYTARIRAGPVTRPARTGAFAGRLESPATLEVDFEYARSDINGLAFETIDEDRRGNREAMSPMTHGGQGDHDSGGHGGHGGGDALGSPPTGRGTPVGELPGDMLGTERTGDAKVSAHVSDADRFTDGGSYLAVCPRTPYNDIILPFVLLTASVERDGSVVRKESLTEALDGEFGHHYGLSVDELAAGDRITVTVDAPPQVARHDGYETAFFEFEPVTFTV; translated from the coding sequence ATGAATCGCCGAGGGTATCTCCGTGGCACGACTGCAGCCGCCGTCGGGATTACCGGGTTCGCAGGCTGTCTCGATCGACTCGGCTTCGAAGAGGAGTCGGCCTGGGCAAATCCGCCGCTCGTCGAGAACCGCCCCGACGCCGTCTACCTGCCGGCCTCGCGCGAGGAGATGGGGATGTACGGAATGGGCGCCGACGGCGATTACGCCGTCTCGCTCTCGTACACGTTCCCCCACCGGTTCTGGATCGTCGAAGCCACCGAGGAGGGAAAGGAGCTGGTCGAGGTCGACGCCGACGACACTCACCACCTCATGGTCACCGTCTGGGACCGCGAGACGCATACCCCTCTCCCGGTAGACATGCGCGTCGAGGTACTCCAGGACGGCGCGCCCGTCGACATCGGCGTCTCGTCGCTCTGGCCGATGCTCTCCCAGCGGATGGGCTTTCACTACGGCGACAACGTTCGGCTCCCGGGAGAGGGCGAGTACACGGCCCGGATTCGGGCCGGCCCCGTCACGCGGCCCGCTCGAACCGGGGCGTTCGCGGGGCGACTCGAGTCGCCCGCCACGCTCGAGGTCGACTTCGAGTACGCGCGATCGGACATCAACGGACTCGCGTTCGAGACGATCGACGAAGACCGACGCGGCAACCGCGAGGCGATGTCGCCGATGACCCACGGGGGTCAGGGCGACCACGATTCCGGGGGTCACGGGGGACACGGCGGTGGCGACGCGCTCGGCAGTCCGCCGACCGGACGAGGCACCCCGGTCGGTGAGTTGCCCGGCGATATGCTCGGAACCGAGCGCACCGGCGACGCGAAGGTCTCCGCGCACGTTTCCGACGCCGATCGGTTCACCGACGGCGGTTCGTACCTCGCCGTCTGTCCCAGGACGCCGTACAACGACATTATTCTCCCTTTCGTTTTGCTGACCGCGTCCGTCGAGCGGGACGGGTCGGTCGTCCGGAAGGAATCGCTTACGGAGGCCCTGGACGGGGAATTCGGCCACCACTACGGACTCTCGGTCGACGAACTCGCCGCCGGCGACCGGATCACGGTGACGGTCGATGCGCCGCCGCAGGTGGCCCGTCACGACGGCTACGAGACGGCATTTTTCGAGTTCGAGCCGGTGACGTTCACGGTTTGA
- a CDS encoding M24 family metallopeptidase → MTAPFERRIGACRRRLREAGADVLVCFPSPNLTYLTGFEASPSERHLLLFVPEDGDPALLAPAMYDAQLAELPISGLNLHSWSDADDPVEIARTVLEGYSFESTGPVTVLLDDRLWATFTQDLRRLLPAGEFGLASTVLESMRVRKDDVELETLRRAGRIADRVSVRVRERGDDLVGTTEAELATEIDRLLAAEGGAEPAFETIVAAGPNGARPHHHSGSREIRAGDPIVLDFGAFVSADVEGGTARYPGDQTRTIVVGEPPAEYATVHETVREAQQAAVDAVESGVTAGSIDDAARSVIEEAGYGDAFVHRTGHGVGLEVHEPPYIVAGNDRELESGMVFSIEPGIYLDGEFGVRIEDLVAVTETGVERLNDSPRGWETGR, encoded by the coding sequence ATGACCGCTCCGTTCGAGCGCCGGATCGGCGCCTGTCGGCGACGACTCCGCGAGGCGGGAGCCGACGTGCTCGTCTGCTTTCCGAGTCCGAACCTGACCTATCTGACCGGCTTCGAAGCGTCGCCGTCCGAACGCCACCTGTTGCTGTTCGTTCCCGAGGACGGTGATCCCGCACTCCTCGCGCCGGCCATGTACGACGCGCAACTGGCCGAACTGCCGATTTCGGGGCTGAATCTGCACTCCTGGTCGGACGCGGACGACCCGGTCGAGATCGCCAGGACCGTCCTCGAGGGGTACTCGTTCGAGTCGACGGGGCCAGTGACCGTTCTTCTCGACGACCGACTGTGGGCGACGTTCACGCAGGATCTCCGACGGCTGCTCCCCGCCGGCGAGTTCGGCCTCGCGAGCACCGTCCTCGAGTCGATGCGGGTCCGCAAGGACGATGTCGAACTCGAGACGCTTCGTCGGGCCGGGCGGATCGCCGACCGCGTGTCGGTCCGCGTTCGCGAGCGCGGGGACGACCTCGTGGGGACGACGGAAGCGGAACTGGCGACCGAGATCGACCGACTCCTCGCCGCGGAGGGTGGCGCGGAACCCGCCTTCGAGACGATCGTCGCCGCCGGGCCGAACGGTGCGCGCCCGCACCACCACAGCGGCTCGCGGGAGATCCGGGCCGGCGACCCTATCGTCCTCGATTTTGGCGCGTTCGTCTCGGCCGACGTCGAGGGAGGGACGGCCCGGTATCCCGGCGACCAGACGCGAACGATCGTCGTCGGGGAGCCCCCAGCCGAGTATGCGACTGTTCACGAAACCGTCAGGGAGGCACAGCAGGCTGCGGTCGACGCCGTCGAGTCGGGCGTCACCGCGGGCTCGATCGACGACGCCGCGCGGTCGGTCATCGAGGAGGCGGGCTACGGCGATGCGTTCGTCCACCGGACCGGACACGGCGTCGGCCTCGAGGTCCACGAACCACCGTACATCGTCGCGGGCAACGATCGCGAACTCGAGTCGGGGATGGTCTTCAGCATCGAACCGGGGATCTACCTCGACGGGGAGTTCGGCGTCAGAATCGAGGACCTCGTCGCGGTAACCGAGACCGGCGTCGAGCGACTGAACGATTCTCCGCGGGGCTGGGAGACCGGCCGTTGA
- a CDS encoding alpha,alpha-trehalose-phosphate synthase (UDP-forming) — MRIPERLSSTTARNRTHRADGRGRADEAANADGPTCPGSLIVVSNRQPYRHEYEDDDEPTSAAGSSRSNEDGGPPTGVDGGFRATADSRSVTVDEPTGGLTAGLDPVVKRTDGTWIAWGDGDADFDVTDDENCVAVPPDEEAYTLRRLDLSSDAVDGYYYGFSNRVLWPLCHGFPDLIEDRPSDFDWYRRVNEQFADAVGDHAADESVIWLQDYHLALAPRMIRATVPSSATVAHFWHIPWPTPSMFRHCPAGGHVLEGLLGNDLLGFHVESYADRFLNCVDRYLPGAAVDRAHRTIRYDGRTTQVVATPMGVDAESHDREARSARPAQISSLFDTYGVPENTAIGLGLDRLDYTKGVPERLLAIERFFEQHPGWLGAFTFIQKATPSRTDIEAYEQYGSHVRNEVRRINRRFETPDWRPIVYTEDVLSRADLCALYRRADAMVVSPLVDGMNLVAQEYVAASVDSDATLLLSDRTGAHERLGSHALTIDPTDTDGFAAQLERALTMPPYERRRRMNTLRQRVSNGDIESWMHTQFDWIRRVHGGAGEPDTATDPGSDSREPTPPV, encoded by the coding sequence ATGCGAATACCCGAGCGGTTGTCGTCGACGACTGCGCGTAATCGAACGCATCGGGCCGATGGCCGCGGCCGAGCCGACGAAGCGGCGAACGCCGACGGCCCGACCTGTCCCGGTTCGTTGATCGTCGTCTCGAACCGCCAACCGTATCGCCACGAGTACGAGGACGATGACGAGCCGACGTCGGCCGCCGGCTCGTCCCGATCGAACGAAGACGGTGGTCCGCCGACCGGAGTGGACGGTGGATTCCGTGCGACGGCCGATTCGCGGTCCGTAACGGTCGACGAACCGACCGGCGGACTCACCGCCGGCCTCGATCCGGTCGTGAAACGAACGGACGGCACCTGGATCGCCTGGGGTGACGGTGACGCGGACTTCGACGTGACGGACGACGAAAACTGCGTCGCCGTCCCACCGGACGAAGAAGCCTATACGCTCCGTCGACTCGACCTCTCGTCGGACGCGGTCGACGGCTACTACTACGGATTCAGCAATCGCGTCCTCTGGCCGCTCTGTCACGGCTTCCCGGATCTGATCGAGGATCGCCCGTCGGATTTCGACTGGTATCGACGGGTCAACGAGCAGTTCGCCGACGCCGTCGGCGATCACGCCGCGGACGAGTCGGTGATCTGGCTCCAGGACTATCATCTCGCGCTCGCGCCACGGATGATCCGAGCGACGGTTCCCTCGAGTGCGACGGTCGCGCACTTCTGGCACATACCGTGGCCGACGCCGTCGATGTTTCGGCACTGTCCAGCCGGCGGTCACGTCCTCGAGGGGCTGTTGGGGAACGATCTGCTCGGTTTTCACGTCGAATCGTACGCCGATCGCTTCCTGAACTGCGTCGATCGGTACCTGCCCGGTGCCGCTGTCGACCGTGCTCACCGTACGATCCGATACGACGGGCGGACGACTCAGGTCGTCGCGACCCCGATGGGCGTGGACGCGGAGTCACACGATCGGGAGGCTCGATCGGCCCGCCCGGCCCAGATATCGTCGCTCTTCGATACGTACGGAGTCCCCGAGAACACTGCGATCGGACTCGGACTCGATCGACTCGACTATACGAAAGGCGTTCCGGAACGATTGCTGGCGATCGAGCGGTTCTTCGAGCAGCACCCGGGCTGGCTCGGCGCGTTCACTTTCATCCAGAAGGCGACCCCGTCGAGAACGGACATCGAAGCGTACGAGCAGTACGGGTCGCACGTCCGCAACGAAGTCCGACGGATAAACCGCCGCTTCGAAACCCCCGACTGGCGGCCGATCGTCTACACCGAGGACGTCCTTTCACGGGCGGACCTCTGTGCGCTCTATCGCCGCGCCGACGCGATGGTCGTGAGTCCGCTGGTCGACGGGATGAACCTGGTCGCACAGGAGTACGTCGCCGCGAGCGTCGATAGCGACGCCACCTTGCTACTGAGCGACCGGACGGGCGCACACGAGCGACTCGGCTCGCACGCGCTGACGATCGACCCGACCGACACCGACGGCTTCGCGGCCCAACTCGAGCGAGCGCTCACGATGCCGCCGTACGAACGACGACGGCGGATGAACACGCTTCGCCAACGCGTTTCGAACGGCGATATCGAGTCCTGGATGCACACCCAGTTCGATTGGATTCGACGCGTCCACGGTGGCGCGGGCGAGCCAGATACGGCGACCGATCCCGGGTCCGACTCCAGGGAACCTACGCCACCAGTATAG
- the otsB gene encoding trehalose-phosphatase: MSRQKSPPKPIDERLPEIRTTLERAAGMLVCLDFDGTLAPIVEDPDAAAPTQPNREAVAALARTAGVTTAVVSGRALADVRERIDGPTVYAGNHGLELARGGSIAVHPVARKRADRIQRVCSVIETVLESVPNCRVENKRLTGTVHVRTVSKSAEPIVRRVTRDIVDRFGGDDLEISSGKRILEIGPNVPWGKGNAVELIAADEPPRTAVVYVGDDVTDESAFRAVEPDGIGIRVGGDEPSSASCRVESPAEVESALSWFASTGAKLIAHPAPTGAARAEPTRPAGR, translated from the coding sequence ATGAGCAGACAGAAATCGCCCCCGAAGCCGATCGACGAGCGGCTGCCGGAGATTCGAACCACCCTCGAACGAGCCGCCGGTATGCTCGTCTGTCTCGACTTCGACGGGACGCTCGCCCCGATCGTCGAGGATCCGGACGCCGCAGCACCGACCCAGCCCAATCGGGAGGCGGTCGCCGCCCTCGCACGAACCGCCGGAGTGACGACGGCGGTCGTCAGCGGCCGCGCTCTGGCTGACGTCCGCGAGCGCATCGACGGGCCGACCGTCTACGCGGGCAATCACGGGCTCGAGCTCGCCCGCGGCGGCTCGATCGCCGTGCATCCGGTTGCGCGGAAACGCGCCGACAGGATCCAGCGCGTCTGTTCGGTCATCGAGACGGTCCTCGAATCCGTCCCGAACTGCCGGGTAGAGAACAAGCGCCTGACCGGGACGGTTCACGTCAGAACCGTCTCGAAGTCGGCCGAGCCGATCGTTCGCCGGGTCACGCGCGATATCGTCGATCGATTCGGCGGCGACGACCTCGAGATTTCGTCGGGGAAACGGATCCTCGAGATCGGGCCGAACGTGCCGTGGGGAAAGGGAAACGCGGTGGAACTGATCGCCGCCGACGAGCCCCCACGAACGGCGGTCGTGTACGTCGGAGACGACGTCACGGACGAGTCGGCGTTTCGGGCGGTCGAACCGGACGGGATCGGAATCCGGGTCGGCGGAGACGAGCCCTCGAGTGCGTCCTGTCGGGTCGAATCACCTGCGGAGGTCGAATCGGCGTTGTCGTGGTTCGCTTCGACCGGAGCCAAACTGATCGCACACCCCGCCCCCACGGGCGCGGCGCGCGCGGAGCCGACACGTCCGGCAGGACGGTGA
- a CDS encoding winged helix-turn-helix domain-containing protein, with protein MKLRQPTDFLILEALEDKGRNVATNLAAHTGKSRKNINTRLPVLEDYGLVNKIGPAERSGLYEISSMGKAALVYQDQYDEVDDFDSLIEGPTASADQDGEAQASFARGEPDEDDDE; from the coding sequence GTGAAACTCCGTCAACCAACTGACTTCCTGATCCTCGAAGCGCTCGAGGACAAGGGTCGAAACGTCGCAACGAATCTGGCAGCACACACGGGCAAGAGCCGAAAGAACATCAATACTAGGCTACCCGTCCTCGAAGACTACGGACTCGTAAATAAAATCGGGCCGGCCGAGCGGTCCGGTCTCTACGAGATTTCCTCGATGGGGAAAGCGGCGCTGGTCTACCAGGATCAGTACGACGAGGTCGACGACTTCGATTCGCTGATCGAGGGACCGACGGCGAGTGCCGATCAGGACGGGGAGGCCCAGGCGAGTTTCGCCCGCGGGGAGCCCGACGAAGACGACGACGAGTAA
- a CDS encoding peptidase M10A and M12B matrixin and adamalysin yields MKRRAFLGFAGSAVSLGTLAYATRRPTETLSVRVWLSEQAATYEGVSDRILEYLGEMLDLEYWSLETSVGGTVSVSTEDAATLTSRGEWPMAVAEGMLGRRDLEPAADVNLLVTDGGMEDAPTGYGIPHVASVGGARNIAALDSYDELVSDREVPIVPNEKPTRTIQVLVHEVGHALGLNHDHGVAFVRDGAVVATPMLSSYAWDPGYDGEGSRCGTAIPDAAGREQRLSLSFSLCARRELATYDGGVS; encoded by the coding sequence GTGAAACGCCGCGCGTTCCTTGGGTTCGCCGGATCCGCCGTCTCCCTCGGGACGCTGGCGTACGCGACGCGTCGTCCCACCGAAACGCTCTCCGTTCGCGTCTGGCTCTCCGAGCAGGCCGCGACGTACGAGGGGGTCTCTGACCGGATTCTCGAGTACCTGGGCGAGATGCTCGACCTCGAATACTGGTCGCTCGAAACCTCCGTCGGGGGCACCGTGTCGGTCTCGACGGAGGACGCCGCAACCCTCACGAGTCGCGGCGAGTGGCCGATGGCCGTCGCGGAGGGCATGCTCGGTCGGCGCGACCTCGAGCCGGCGGCCGACGTCAACCTGCTGGTGACCGACGGTGGGATGGAAGATGCACCGACCGGGTACGGAATACCGCACGTCGCTTCCGTCGGCGGAGCTCGCAACATCGCCGCACTCGACTCGTACGACGAACTCGTTTCGGACCGCGAGGTTCCGATCGTACCCAACGAGAAACCGACGCGAACGATCCAGGTGCTCGTTCACGAGGTCGGACACGCACTCGGGTTGAACCACGACCACGGCGTCGCGTTCGTTCGGGACGGTGCCGTGGTCGCGACGCCGATGCTCAGTTCGTACGCGTGGGACCCCGGGTACGACGGTGAGGGCTCGCGGTGTGGGACGGCGATTCCGGACGCAGCCGGTCGGGAGCAGAGACTCAGCCTCTCCTTTTCGCTGTGTGCTCGCCGCGAACTGGCGACCTACGATGGCGGTGTCTCGTAA
- a CDS encoding bacterio-opsin activator domain-containing protein: MTTGHRAGRIVLVTDDRRGESRLRTRLRDATDRDVRTIPATDGLEAILESATEGIDVEIDEHGEVVSEANLRSTGGNGFPAAENASSETDCQSEAARPVTVVLELDCPGEIQTILRGLHAALPAVPTIVAPWNGSERLATVSLRADATEYVPTEHDEDPVDRIVSTIHSQRSSDGERGRYHRILANELPDEAFVIGEDGTYLEAKVRPDSAELYSAASDELSGTSLEDVFPEQVAASLQDCVDRAIRTDGVQSVEYEAETTDGCRQFEARVVPIEERIQGRRAVVWLARDITERVRRERKLRSRQDQLETLNRINAVVRQVIETLVEAPARDAIEREVCEQLVDSELYCGSWIAERTGDGRLSYRTGAGEADTYLERVRDHSIDHDGPVARAAQTGEIQTINRLLDDETVPSALEEAAQEDDVRSAIVVPITHEDATYGVLIVLASRDDAFSERERAGFRLLGETIGFTIMAVKNRQLLFADSVVELEFRIDGGDTFSFDLSEEYGCTCSLEWAGTTANGRTFQYVTIEGVDGETVLEEAKGHDSIEACRLIYDGDQRCTIEMRLAKSGVRTLANHGATIRDVSVEGGVGTCLVEVSQDADIREIADALTQIYENTELVARRGVDRPVRTAAERRNRILDRLTDRQLTTLRLAYYSGFFDWPRESTGEEIADAMDISPPTMHQHLRKGLKSILGEFFEVNEQ, translated from the coding sequence ATGACAACTGGACATCGAGCGGGACGGATCGTTCTCGTTACCGACGACCGGCGGGGAGAAAGCCGACTACGAACGCGACTCCGCGACGCGACCGACCGGGACGTTCGAACGATTCCAGCAACCGATGGGCTCGAGGCCATCCTCGAGTCGGCCACGGAGGGTATCGACGTCGAAATCGACGAGCACGGCGAGGTGGTGTCGGAGGCGAATCTACGATCGACGGGCGGAAACGGCTTTCCGGCGGCAGAAAACGCGTCGTCGGAGACCGACTGCCAGTCGGAGGCGGCCCGACCGGTAACGGTCGTTCTCGAACTCGACTGTCCCGGGGAAATACAGACGATTCTTCGTGGGCTCCACGCCGCGTTGCCAGCGGTTCCGACGATCGTCGCACCCTGGAACGGGAGCGAGCGACTCGCGACCGTTTCGCTCCGGGCCGACGCGACCGAATACGTTCCGACCGAGCACGACGAGGATCCGGTCGATCGGATCGTTTCGACGATTCACTCACAGCGATCGTCCGACGGCGAACGCGGGCGCTACCACCGCATCCTCGCCAACGAATTACCCGACGAAGCGTTCGTCATCGGCGAAGACGGCACGTACCTCGAGGCGAAGGTACGGCCCGACTCGGCGGAACTCTACTCCGCCGCCAGCGACGAGCTTTCAGGAACCTCGCTCGAGGACGTGTTCCCCGAGCAGGTCGCCGCGTCCCTGCAGGACTGTGTCGACCGAGCGATTCGGACCGACGGGGTCCAGTCGGTCGAGTACGAAGCGGAAACGACCGACGGCTGCAGACAGTTCGAAGCCCGCGTCGTTCCGATCGAGGAACGCATTCAGGGGCGACGGGCGGTCGTCTGGTTGGCTCGGGATATCACCGAGCGGGTCCGCCGAGAGCGGAAACTTCGCTCGCGACAGGACCAACTCGAGACGCTCAACCGTATCAACGCAGTCGTCAGGCAGGTGATCGAGACGCTGGTCGAGGCGCCGGCTCGCGACGCCATCGAGCGAGAGGTTTGCGAGCAACTGGTCGACTCGGAGCTGTACTGCGGTTCGTGGATCGCCGAACGGACCGGCGACGGCCGACTCTCCTATCGCACCGGTGCGGGCGAGGCCGACACCTACCTCGAACGCGTCCGTGATCACTCGATCGACCACGACGGACCGGTCGCACGGGCGGCACAGACAGGGGAAATCCAAACGATAAATCGCCTCCTCGACGACGAAACCGTCCCGAGTGCGCTCGAGGAGGCGGCTCAAGAGGACGACGTCCGGTCGGCGATCGTCGTCCCGATTACCCACGAGGATGCCACGTACGGCGTTCTCATCGTTCTGGCGAGCCGAGACGACGCCTTCAGCGAGCGCGAACGAGCGGGATTCAGGTTGCTCGGTGAGACGATCGGATTCACGATCATGGCCGTGAAAAACCGGCAGTTACTGTTCGCTGACTCCGTCGTCGAACTCGAGTTCCGGATCGACGGCGGCGACACCTTCTCGTTCGACCTCTCCGAAGAATACGGCTGTACCTGCTCGCTCGAGTGGGCCGGCACCACTGCGAACGGACGAACATTCCAGTACGTCACGATCGAGGGCGTAGACGGCGAGACGGTCCTCGAGGAAGCGAAGGGACACGACTCTATCGAGGCGTGTCGACTCATCTACGACGGTGACCAACGCTGTACGATCGAGATGCGCCTGGCGAAGTCCGGCGTCCGAACGCTCGCGAACCACGGAGCGACGATCCGGGACGTCTCGGTCGAAGGTGGTGTCGGGACGTGTCTGGTCGAGGTCTCACAGGATGCAGACATCAGAGAGATCGCCGACGCGCTGACGCAGATCTACGAGAACACCGAACTCGTCGCGAGACGGGGCGTCGATCGACCGGTCCGGACGGCGGCCGAACGTCGAAATCGAATCCTGGATCGGCTGACGGATCGCCAGCTGACGACGTTGCGCCTCGCCTACTACAGCGGCTTTTTCGACTGGCCCCGCGAGAGCACGGGCGAGGAAATCGCCGACGCGATGGACATCTCGCCGCCGACGATGCACCAGCACCTGCGAAAGGGTCTGAAATCGATCCTCGGCGAGTTCTTCGAGGTCAACGAGCAGTGA